The Thermoanaerobaculia bacterium genome has a segment encoding these proteins:
- the purE gene encoding 5-(carboxyamino)imidazole ribonucleotide mutase — protein MNRDPKAPLVGIVMGSKSDWETMREAAEVLGRFGVPHESRVVSAHRTPKWMAEYAENAVSRGLEVVIAGAGGAAHLPGMIAAHTILPVLGVPVESRTLKGIDSLLSIVQMPAGVPVATLAIGKAGASNAGLLAVAILGSTRPELREKLRRFREEQTQRVMGETLE, from the coding sequence ATGAATCGCGACCCGAAGGCGCCTCTCGTGGGGATCGTCATGGGGAGCAAATCCGACTGGGAAACGATGCGGGAGGCGGCGGAAGTCCTGGGGCGTTTCGGCGTTCCGCACGAATCGCGCGTCGTTTCCGCGCACCGGACTCCGAAATGGATGGCGGAGTACGCCGAGAACGCGGTGTCGCGCGGCCTCGAGGTCGTGATCGCGGGAGCGGGCGGCGCCGCCCATCTTCCCGGCATGATCGCGGCCCACACGATCCTTCCCGTCCTCGGCGTTCCCGTCGAGAGCCGCACGCTCAAGGGAATCGACTCGCTCCTCTCGATCGTCCAGATGCCGGCGGGCGTCCCCGTCGCCACCCTCGCGATCGGCAAGGCCGGAGCGTCCAACGCCGGTCTCCTCGCCGTCGCGATCCTCGGTTCGACGCGCCCGGAGCTCCGCGAGAAGCTCCGGCGATTCCGCGAGGAACAGACGCAGCGGGTGATGGGAGAGACGCTGGAATGA